A region of Thermococcus piezophilus DNA encodes the following proteins:
- a CDS encoding DUF1614 domain-containing protein codes for MNSRRLIVPPVSIPVLIVMFLLFVILFVFFSSIVTAAFERLGIPPQVAYALFLFALFGSFINIPIAEKISHEPVLRVREVRFFGIPYPVPYFDWEERKVIIAVNVGGALVPLSVVIYGLLRTIYLGQFGLLFNTLVAIAIASLFSNAVAKPVKGLGIAMPMLFPPLMAVILALFLGDGNPPLVAYASGTMGVLIGADLMNWNKIKNLGAPMVSIGGAGTFDGIFLAGIIAVLLA; via the coding sequence ATGAATAGCCGCCGCCTTATAGTTCCGCCTGTCTCGATTCCCGTACTTATCGTGATGTTCCTCCTCTTTGTGATTCTCTTCGTGTTCTTCTCGAGCATCGTTACGGCCGCCTTTGAGAGGCTGGGAATCCCGCCGCAGGTGGCCTATGCTCTCTTTCTCTTTGCCCTTTTTGGCAGCTTCATCAACATCCCCATAGCTGAAAAGATCTCCCACGAGCCCGTCTTGAGGGTGAGGGAGGTCAGGTTCTTTGGGATACCCTACCCAGTTCCGTACTTCGATTGGGAGGAGCGAAAGGTTATAATAGCGGTAAACGTCGGCGGCGCCTTGGTTCCTCTAAGCGTCGTCATATACGGGCTGCTAAGGACTATTTACCTCGGCCAGTTCGGGCTACTCTTCAACACGTTAGTCGCCATAGCAATCGCCTCGCTGTTCAGCAACGCCGTTGCAAAACCGGTTAAGGGTCTTGGAATAGCGATGCCGATGTTGTTCCCACCACTAATGGCAGTTATTCTGGCACTTTTCTTGGGAGACGGCAATCCCCCACTGGTGGCCTACGCGAGTGGAACGATGGGAGTTTTAATCGGCGCTGATTTGATGAACTGGAATAAAATCAAGAACCTCGGCGCACCGATGGTGAGTATCGGCGGTGCTGGAACCTTCGACGGCATCTTCCTGGCAGGAATAATTGCCGTTCTTTTAGCATGA
- the lysS gene encoding lysine--tRNA ligase — MVHWADYMAEKIIQEMGDKEEYVVESGITPSGYVHIGNFREFFTAYIVGHALRDRGKKVRHIHIWDDYDRFRKVPKNVPSEWKEYLTMPVREVPDPWGCHDSYAEHFMSLFEEEVARMGIEVDFLYASDLYKSGEYAEDIRLALEKRGEIKAILDKYRERAKQPPLEESWQPVMVYCPKCRKEAEFVSWDGEWKVAYKCSHCGSEGETDIREGNVKLRWRVDWPMRWAHFGVDFEPAGKDHLAAGSSYDTGSEIMEKVFGKPAPLTLMYEFVGIKGQKGKMSGSKGNVILLSDLYEVLEPGIIRFIYAKHRPNKELKIDLGLGLLNLYDEFDKVERIYFGLGKAKNPEEEEELKRTYELSMPKVPKRLVAQAPFRFLVNLVQMPHLDESGIIEVLKKQGHLPDKLTEEDLERIRLRICLAKNWVEKYAPGNVKFSILKKVPELDLNQDILEAMEEVAAWLEAHEEFTVDELNNVIFDVAKKRNINSKEWFKALYNVFIGKDRGPRLASFLASLDRQFVIRRLRMEA, encoded by the coding sequence ATGGTGCACTGGGCTGACTACATGGCTGAAAAGATTATCCAAGAGATGGGAGACAAGGAGGAGTACGTGGTAGAGAGCGGCATAACCCCGAGCGGTTACGTTCACATAGGCAATTTCAGGGAGTTTTTCACCGCCTACATTGTTGGTCATGCCCTCAGGGACAGGGGAAAGAAGGTCAGACACATTCACATATGGGACGACTACGACCGCTTTAGGAAGGTTCCCAAGAACGTTCCGAGCGAGTGGAAGGAATACCTCACCATGCCTGTCCGTGAGGTTCCAGACCCCTGGGGCTGCCACGACAGCTATGCCGAGCACTTCATGAGCCTCTTCGAGGAAGAGGTGGCCAGGATGGGCATCGAGGTGGATTTCCTATACGCCAGCGACCTCTACAAGTCCGGCGAGTACGCCGAGGACATACGCCTGGCCCTTGAAAAGCGCGGCGAGATAAAGGCCATACTCGACAAGTACCGCGAGAGGGCCAAGCAGCCGCCTCTCGAAGAGAGCTGGCAGCCTGTCATGGTTTACTGTCCCAAGTGCAGAAAGGAGGCTGAGTTCGTTTCATGGGACGGCGAGTGGAAGGTAGCCTATAAGTGTTCCCACTGCGGAAGCGAGGGAGAAACGGACATCCGCGAGGGCAACGTCAAGCTCCGCTGGCGCGTTGACTGGCCGATGCGCTGGGCCCACTTTGGCGTTGATTTTGAGCCCGCTGGGAAGGATCACCTTGCGGCTGGGAGCTCCTACGACACGGGCAGCGAAATAATGGAGAAGGTCTTCGGAAAGCCTGCCCCCCTAACGCTAATGTACGAGTTCGTGGGCATAAAGGGTCAGAAGGGCAAGATGAGTGGAAGCAAGGGCAACGTTATCCTCCTTAGCGACCTCTACGAGGTGCTCGAGCCAGGAATAATTCGCTTTATCTACGCCAAGCACAGACCCAACAAGGAGCTCAAGATAGACCTTGGCCTCGGTCTGCTCAACCTCTACGACGAGTTCGACAAGGTTGAGCGTATCTACTTCGGCCTTGGGAAGGCCAAGAATCCTGAGGAAGAGGAGGAGCTAAAGAGAACTTACGAGCTTTCGATGCCGAAGGTTCCCAAGAGGCTGGTCGCGCAGGCACCGTTCAGGTTCCTCGTTAACCTTGTTCAAATGCCACATCTCGACGAAAGCGGTATTATCGAGGTCCTCAAGAAGCAGGGCCATCTCCCGGATAAGCTCACCGAGGAAGACCTCGAGAGAATTAGACTCAGAATCTGCTTGGCTAAGAATTGGGTCGAGAAGTACGCGCCGGGGAACGTTAAGTTCTCAATCCTCAAAAAAGTCCCCGAGCTTGATCTTAACCAGGATATCCTTGAAGCGATGGAGGAAGTCGCTGCATGGCTCGAAGCCCACGAGGAGTTCACCGTCGACGAGCTTAACAACGTCATCTTCGATGTAGCTAAGAAGAGGAACATAAACAGCAAGGAGTGGTTCAAGGCGCTCTACAACGTTTTCATCGGTAAGGATCGCGGTCCCAGACTTGCCAGCTTCCTAGCTTCACTCGACAGACAATTCGTGATTAGGCGCCTCCGTATGGAGGCCTGA
- a CDS encoding ASCH domain-containing protein encodes MPMGEPDLKKGLIVKEPFASLIVEGKKTWEIRKSRTKVRGEILILNRGRALGKAELVEVLGPFTPEELAEHRDKHLVDLDFLVDYSNGKALYAWVLRNAEKFEKPIKVYIAKGAQVWANVRVDEDE; translated from the coding sequence ATGCCTATGGGGGAGCCGGACCTCAAGAAAGGTCTCATAGTAAAGGAGCCCTTCGCGAGCTTAATCGTTGAAGGGAAGAAGACATGGGAGATACGGAAGTCTCGAACCAAGGTGAGGGGTGAGATTCTCATTCTCAACAGAGGAAGGGCTTTGGGAAAGGCTGAACTCGTCGAGGTTCTCGGGCCTTTCACACCCGAAGAGCTCGCTGAGCACAGGGACAAGCATCTCGTTGATTTGGATTTCCTAGTGGATTACTCAAACGGAAAAGCCCTCTACGCGTGGGTTCTCCGCAATGCAGAGAAGTTTGAGAAGCCCATTAAGGTATACATTGCCAAAGGGGCCCAGGTCTGGGCCAACGTGAGGGTGGATGAAGATGAATAG
- a CDS encoding indolepyruvate oxidoreductase subunit beta: MEFNLIITGVGGQGGLTLSRIIGNAAMKEGYNVRIGETLGMSQRYGSVLSYLRFGEEVYSPLIEEGNANLMLALEPAEALRNARFLGKESYAIINAHPIHTATTLVGKEKYPSLEEIEAALRRVCPVDVRNFQEEADKINPRTLGVLMLGYAYGKGLIPLKKESIMDGIRETLRERLWEINFKALKRGIELSR, from the coding sequence ATGGAGTTCAACCTTATAATTACTGGCGTGGGCGGTCAGGGGGGATTGACCCTCTCGCGCATAATTGGAAACGCCGCGATGAAAGAAGGCTATAACGTTAGAATTGGAGAAACCCTTGGAATGAGCCAGCGTTATGGTAGCGTTCTCTCATACCTGCGTTTTGGTGAGGAAGTTTATTCCCCCTTAATTGAAGAAGGGAATGCCAACCTCATGCTCGCCCTTGAGCCGGCCGAAGCTTTGAGGAACGCCCGCTTCCTCGGTAAAGAGAGCTACGCAATAATCAACGCCCACCCGATTCACACCGCGACAACCCTCGTAGGCAAGGAGAAGTATCCCTCCCTTGAGGAGATAGAGGCTGCCCTAAGAAGGGTATGCCCAGTAGACGTGAGGAACTTTCAGGAGGAAGCTGACAAAATCAACCCGAGAACCCTTGGCGTCCTAATGCTCGGCTACGCTTACGGAAAGGGCCTGATTCCCCTCAAGAAGGAGAGCATCATGGACGGAATAAGGGAGACCCTCAGGGAGAGGCTCTGGGAGATAAACTTCAAGGCTCTCAAAAGGGGTATAGAACTCTCCCGCTGA
- a CDS encoding ribose-phosphate diphosphokinase, with the protein MIVVGSGAGHLEEEVRALGGELVEVEIKKFPDGEKYVRVLGSGDEALVVQSTFKPQDENLIELLLIGDALRERGFTKLRAVVPYLAYSRQDRVTKEGEPISVRAIMREIGLYYDELYVFDLHNPETLRFFPGKAVNLSPARAIAEYFKDKLGDGVVLAPDKGARARARAVAEKLGLEYSHFEKKRVSPREVKMWPVDIDVVGKNVLIVDDIISTGGTMVKAANLLRARGAEKIFVAATHGVFAEGAIERVSRAVDELAVTNTIPTPVSRISIVPDILAL; encoded by the coding sequence ATGATCGTCGTTGGAAGCGGTGCGGGGCACCTTGAGGAAGAGGTTAGAGCTCTCGGCGGGGAACTCGTTGAGGTTGAGATAAAGAAGTTCCCAGATGGGGAAAAATACGTCAGAGTCCTCGGCTCTGGCGATGAGGCTTTGGTGGTGCAGTCCACTTTTAAGCCCCAAGACGAGAATCTCATCGAGCTCCTTCTCATCGGTGATGCCCTCCGCGAGAGGGGGTTCACCAAGCTTAGGGCCGTTGTTCCTTACTTGGCATACTCAAGGCAGGATAGGGTCACCAAGGAGGGCGAGCCGATAAGTGTTAGGGCAATAATGAGGGAGATAGGTCTCTACTACGACGAGCTCTACGTCTTCGACCTACACAACCCCGAAACCTTGAGGTTCTTCCCTGGGAAGGCTGTTAACCTTTCTCCAGCGAGAGCAATAGCTGAGTACTTCAAGGATAAGCTCGGCGATGGTGTAGTCCTTGCCCCCGATAAGGGCGCGCGCGCGAGGGCCAGAGCTGTGGCGGAAAAGCTCGGCCTTGAGTACAGCCACTTTGAGAAGAAGCGCGTTTCGCCGAGGGAAGTGAAGATGTGGCCCGTGGATATAGACGTGGTCGGGAAGAACGTCCTCATAGTTGATGACATCATCAGCACGGGCGGGACGATGGTTAAGGCAGCCAACCTGCTCAGAGCGAGGGGGGCCGAAAAGATATTCGTTGCGGCAACCCACGGTGTCTTTGCCGAGGGCGCTATTGAGCGCGTCAGCAGAGCCGTTGACGAGCTCGCGGTTACGAACACCATACCGACGCCGGTTTCGAGGATAAGCATCGTGCCTGATATACTGGCGCTTTAA
- a CDS encoding DUF366 family protein: MELLVVTDKCIDYDGSAIQSHWAYRNFGILGNSLVVFRGKCDVKVEEMIDIEDLRAKKEIRSDDMVHYIIEVFDFPNVLLASTLQKLFIAKLCEVLGGYGIKTVRKGDDIYVNGKKLSISIATVSPVSIKIHIGINVEAKGIPKGIDAIGLKEIGINDVDGFMDRTGKALVEEFKKVKKDSLKVRWAS, translated from the coding sequence ATGGAGCTGCTCGTAGTTACGGACAAGTGTATTGACTACGACGGCTCTGCAATCCAGAGCCACTGGGCCTACCGAAACTTTGGAATACTTGGCAACTCACTCGTCGTCTTCAGGGGGAAGTGCGACGTCAAGGTCGAAGAGATGATAGATATTGAAGATTTACGGGCAAAGAAAGAGATCAGGAGCGACGACATGGTGCACTACATCATTGAGGTTTTCGACTTTCCCAACGTCCTCTTGGCCTCAACCCTTCAGAAGCTCTTCATAGCCAAGCTATGCGAAGTTCTTGGTGGTTACGGCATCAAAACCGTTAGGAAAGGTGATGACATCTACGTGAACGGTAAGAAGCTTAGCATCTCTATAGCCACGGTTTCACCTGTCAGCATCAAGATTCACATCGGCATCAACGTCGAGGCGAAGGGGATTCCCAAGGGCATCGATGCCATCGGCCTAAAAGAGATTGGAATCAACGATGTCGATGGCTTCATGGATAGAACTGGAAAGGCCCTCGTTGAGGAGTTCAAAAAGGTAAAGAAGGACAGTCTAAAAGTCAGGTGGGCGAGCTAA